One part of the Humulus lupulus chromosome 9, drHumLupu1.1, whole genome shotgun sequence genome encodes these proteins:
- the LOC133801906 gene encoding probable leucine-rich repeat receptor-like serine/threonine-protein kinase At3g14840, whose translation MPEFGNWKQLHYVEMEGSGFSGPIPPSISTLAYLTELSITDLNGENSSDFPDLSKMTNLSKLTMRSCNLRGNIPQYILNLRRLFDLDLRFNKLEGPLPNLGELDLSLNKLEEPLVQTPAFFRFGHMIIDISYNNFSKKSEPSACQDNFNHFQSTSGHENSSILSKCLAPCSKDYYSLHINCGGKETTIGGIKYEGDEKVVGPANLFHNSTYTWGFSNTGHFRNSELEEPKYIVNNVSTLTMENSELYTTARISPLSLTYFARCLRNGSYTVKLHFAEIVFRNNRSYESVGRRVFDVYVQGKRE comes from the exons ATGCCTGAGTTTGGCAATTGGAAACAACTTCATTATGT AGAGATGGAAGGAAGTGGTTTCAGTGGGCCAATTCCTCCTAGTATTTCTACCTTGGCATACTTAACAGAGTT AAGTATAACTGACTTAAATGGGGAGAACTCGTCAGATTTTCCCGACTTGAGTAAAATGACAAACCTTTCTAAGTT GACAATGAGGAGCTGTAATTTAAGAGGAAATATCCCTCAATATATTCTTAATTTGAGAAGGCTATTTGACTT GGATCTTAGGTTTAATAAACTAGAAGGGCCACTTCCAAATTTGGGAGAGCT GGATCTTAGCCTTAATAAACTAGAAGAGCCACTTGTTCAAACACCTGCTTTCTTTAGATTCGGTCATAT GATCATAGATATATCTTACAATAACTTTTCGAAGAAATCTGAACCATCAGCTTGTCAAGATAATTT caATCACTTTCAGAGCACATCTGGTCATGAAAACAGCTC AATCCTCAGCAAGTGCTTGGCTCCATGTtcaaaag ATTATTATTCATTGCATATAAATTGTGGTGGAAAAGAAACTACCATTGGAGGCATAAAGTATGAAGGGGATGAGAAAGTTGTAGGTCCTGCAAATTTATTCCATAACTCAACCTACACTTGGGGATTTAGCAACACCGGTCATTTTAGAAATTCTGAACTAGAAGAGCCAAAATATATAGTAAATAATGTATCTACATTAACAATGGAGAACTCTGAGCTCTACACAACTGCACGCATCTCACCTCTTTCGCTAACTTATTTTGCTCGTTGCTTAAGAAATGGAAGTTACACTGTGAAACTACATTTTGCAGAGATAGTATTTAGAAATAACAGATCTTATGAGAGTGTTGGAAGACGAGTATTTGATGTTTATGTTCAG GGAAAACGGGAGTAG
- the LOC133801899 gene encoding probable leucine-rich repeat receptor-like serine/threonine-protein kinase At3g14840 isoform X5 codes for MYLQSHFLSCVAISYMLNNMASSQSQCVTVLSLFILFFFLSPVIQWKAQAGVTLPTAEVEAIKEIAAQMNKTDWNFDDPCSNQSTIDKPRTDQYINEIVCNCFIPAHNECHIQSFNFSGQDLDGNLPPSLWKLPYLKEIKLEQNILKGPIPREWTLTKLESVHISANNLSGPIPAYIGNITTLTYLSLESNLFSGTVPSELGKLVNLTHLNLNANNLTGQFPLSLTNLSKLSVLRISSNNFTGSMPEFSGWKQLQNLEMEASGFKGPIPSSISSLDKLIEIRITDLNGESSNIPDLRNMTNMRKVMMRSCNLRGNIPEYFRNFETLNVLDLSFNKLTGGVQNLEHLIRLKTLYLTSNLLSGPIPKWIISRGATFQIDLSYNYFSEISELSTCKDTSLNQFRSTSGHENNSMLSQCLSPCSKEHYSLHINCGGKQTTIGNIKYEEDQGFVHPSNFFQSSTNWGFSNTGDSWDSNNKAEDYIANNGSVLRMNNSELYTTARISPLSLTYYARCLGNGNYTVKLHFAEIVFRDNISFYSLGRRIFDVYVQGKLELKDFNIENEAKGVDKEFIKVVKGVVVSHKTLEIRLQWTGKGTRNIPKRGSYGSLISAISINSDFEPPRANKTKKLIIIGLASFLCLLCMAYLCILWWKGYFGSKESKDEGTATNNDLIWTSTNLKRGDDQPELHFFGLDSILMATNKFSITNKLGQGGFGPVYKGQLHGKEVAVKRLSSSSSQGDEEFRNEMILISKLQHRNLVKLIGCCIENEEKLLIYEFMLNKSLDTFIFDDRKRVEFDWAIRFNIIDGIARGLVYLHRDSSLRVIHRDLKASNILLDEKMTPKISDFGLARIFEGTLDLANTHRVVGTIGYMSPEYAFRGIFSEKSDVFSYGVLLLEIISGKKNTSFKEEDQYQGLIAYSWQLWSEGKGIELVDEALGESFNESEALKCIHIGLLCVQDFATDRPSMAQVASMLSNQIFDQPQPKQPIFTFQASSSSYDPSTQSGSRCAATISVVEPR; via the exons ATGTATTTACAATCACACTTTCTTTCTTGTGTGGCGATATCATATATGCTCAACAATATGGCTTCATCACAATCACAATGTGTTACTGTTCTGTCACTgtttattctcttcttcttcttgtcacCAGTAATCCAATGGAAAGCCCAAGCTGGCGTTACTCTTCCAACGGCTGAAG TGGAAGCCATTAAAGAAATAGCTGCACAAATGAACAAGACAGACTGGAACTTCGATGACCCTTGTAGTAACCAATCGACTATTGATAAACCACGCACAGATCAGTACATCAATGAAATCGTATGCAATTGCTTCATCCCTGCTCATAATGAATGCCATATCCAAAGCTT TAATTTTTCAGGACAGGATCTTGATGGTAATCTTCCACCATCACTATGGAAGCTACCTTACCTTAAGGAAAT TAAATTGGAACAGAACATCCTCAAAGGTCCGATACCAAGAGAGTGGACTTTGACAAAGTTAGAATCTGT GCACATTAGTGCAAACAATTTATCAGGGCCAATCCCTGCCTATATAGGAAACATCACCACTCTCACCTATTT GTCCTTGGAGAGCAACTTGTTTTCTGGAACTGTTCCCTCTGAGCTTGGGAAATTGGTGAACTTGACTCATTT GAATCTTAATGCAAACAATCTCACTGGACAGTTCCCTTTGTCTCTCACTAATCTCTCCAAGTTATCCGTGCT TAGGATCAGTAGTAACAACTTTACAGGAAGTATGCCTGAGTTTAGCGGTTGGAAACAACTTCAGAATTT AGAAATGGAAGCAAGTGGTTTCAAAGGGCCAATTCCTTCTAGTATTTCTAGCTTGGATAAGTTGATAGAAAT AAGGATTACTGACTTAAATGGAGAGAGCTCAAATATTCCGGACTTGAGAAACATGACAAACATGAGAAAAGT GATGATGAGGAGCTGTAATTTAAGAGGAAATATCCCTGAATACTTTCGTAATTTTGAAACTCTAAACGTCTT AGATCTTAGCTTCAATAAACTTACAGGGGGAGTTCAAAATTTGGAACATTTAATTCGATTGAAAACACT ATATTTAACAAGTAACTTACTCAGTGGGCCTATTCCAAAGTGGATCATATCCAGAGGTGCTACCTT CCAAATAGATTTATCTTACAATTACTTTTCAGAGATATCTGAACTATCAACTTGTAAAGATACTTCTTT AAATCAGTTTCGAAGCACATCTGGACATGAAAACAACTC AATGCTCAGCCAGTGCTTGTCTCCATGCTCAaaag AGCATTATTCGTTGCACATAAATTGTGGTGGAAAACAAACCACCATTGGAAACATCAAATATGAAGAGGATCAAGGATTCGTACATCCTTCAAATTTTTTCCAAAGCTCAACCAATTGGGGATTTAGCAACACTGGAGATTCATGGGATTCTAATAATAAAGCCGAGGACTACATAGCAAACAATGGATCAGTATTACGAATGAACAATTCCGAGCTCTACACAACTGCGCGCATCTCACCTCTTTCGCTAACTTACTACGCTCGTTGCTTAGGAAATGGAAATTACACTGTGAAACTTCATTTTGCAGAGATAGTATTCAGAGACAACATATCTTTTTACAGTCTTGGAAGGCGAATATTTGATGTTTATGTTCAG GGAAAACTAGAGTTGAAAGATTTCAACATTGAAAATGAAGCTAAAGGAGTTGATAAGGAATTTATCAAAGTAGTTAAGGGAGTTGTTGTGAGTCATAAGACACTCGAGATCCGCCTCCAATGGACAGGGAAAGGGACAAGGAATATTCCAAAGCGTGGATCATATGGCTCTTTAATATCAGCTATCTCAATAAATTCTg ATTTCGAACCTCCGAGAGCtaacaaaacaaaaaagttaATCATTATTGGACTTGCTTCATTTCTTTGCCTTCTTTGCATGGCCTATTTATGCATTCTTTGGTGGAAAGGCTATTTTGGAAGCAAGGAATCAAAGGATGAAG GAACTGCAACAAATAATGATTTGATTTGGACAAGTACTAACTTGAAGAGAGGAGACGATCAACCTGAGCTTCATTTTTTTGGGTTGGATAGCATACTAATGGCCACAAACAAGTTTAGTATTACAAACAAACTTGGTCAAGGAGGATTTGGTCCTGTTTATAAG GGACAACTACATGGAAAGGAAGTTGCAGTGAAAAGACTGTCTAGCAGCTCATCACAAGGCGATGAAGAATTTAGAAATGAAATGATATTGATCTCCAAACTTCAACATAGAAATCTTGTTAAGCTCATTGGTTGCTGCATTGAAAATGAAGAGAAGTTATTAATATACGAGTTCATGCTCAACAAGAGCTTGGATACTTTTATTTTCG atgatagaaaaagggtaGAGTTTGACTGGGCCATACGATTCAACATTATTGATGGCATTGCGAGAGGTCTTGTGTATCTCCATCGCGATTCCAGTTTAAGGGTGATACATCGAGATTTGAAGGCCAGTAATATTCTATTGGATGAGAAGATGACTCCAAAAATTTCTGATTTTGGATTGGCAAGGATTTTTGAAGGCACGTTAGATCTAGCAAATACTCATAGGGTGGTAGGAACAAT CGGCTATATGTCTCCAGAGTACGCATTCAGAGGAATCTTCTCGGAAAAATCTGATGTGTTTAGCTATGGCGTGTTATTACTAGAGATAATAAGCGGGAAAAAGAATACTAGCTTCAAGGAAGAGGATCAATACCAAGGCCTTATTGCATAT TCATGGCAGCTATGGAGTGAAGGCAAAGGAATAGAGTTGGTGGATGAAGCATTAGGCGAGTCATTTAATGAATCAGAGGCATTGAAATGCATACACATTGGGCTTCTGTGCGTTCAAGACTTTGCCACAGATAGACCTTCCATGGCTCAAGTAGCTTCCATGTTAAGTAACCAAATATTTGATCAACCTCAACCCAAACAACCTATTTTTACTTTTCAAGCCAGCAGTAGTAGTTATGATCCTTCCACACAAAGTGGTAGCAGATGCGCTGCTACTATATCAGTGGTTGAACCtcgataa